The genomic segment ATCTCCCTCCGCGATTACTCTCACCTGAACCCAGGAGGAGCGACCAATTCACATACGGTGTACACTAAGCTTCAGACAACAAACACATGAAATTTGTTACATCTATCATTCGAAAGCAGCCGAGCCGTAGCCAAATCATGTTTAAGCACGGCTTGGAATCGCCATCATGGTGATATATCTCAGTCCTCCTTTCTGTAATGGTACATATCAAATACACTCCCCTAGTATGCCACGCCGCATAGTCAACGGGATGCAGTTACCCCAGAATCACTTCCTCTTCTAATCGTCACTGTCCTCACCGTCTGTGAAGTACTCGAATTCGCCTGGTGTTGGGGCCTCCTCATCCCCTTCTCCGTCCTCGTCAACGGCAGTCAACACaccagccgcagccgcagctCCCGCGCCTATTCCATGATTTCCGCCAGGTGTCTGAGGATCACCTAAGAAAGATCCCTGGCCTCGGAGAAGCTGGCTTAGGGCCTGACTATTTGAGGCCCCGCGAGCTGGGTCAACAGCCCCGTCCAACAAGGACCTGGTCTGCGCACCAGATCTGGCCCCGCTTCGGGCCTGACCTGCGACGGGAGCACGTTCGGTGGTAACTTTCTTGAGTTTCTCTTCAATGAGCGATTTTGGCTCATTGGGTTGAGTATcgtcgagaagaaggggaCCACCAGTGGGCTGCTTTCTTGTTAGCAAACCAATCTCAATATCAAACTTCAAACTATTGCACGGGAAGACTATTACCTTCTTAACGGGCTTATATCGGCCACCTGTGAAGCTGACATACTTCAGCTGTCCCGGCAAAACGCGACTCATATTCTCGATATCATAGCCAACCTTCTCTTTCTCGGGCTTTTTCTTGCTGTCCGAGGAAACAGCATCCTTATCCTCAGTGTCCTTCTTGTCTTTAGAGTcgtcctttttcttctcctcgtccacatccatcttgtcgtcTCCTTTGGCAGGTGCAGGATCAATATCCATACTCTCCCGTCTTTGGGCGCGCTCCTTCTTCTGGGCACGGCGCTTGGCCTGCGCAGTCGTTGACAGAATCGCCGTGGCAATCAAAGCAGGGCCTTCTTCGACCTTGACCTCCTGCTCAGGTGGGTAGTCAAATAGGCTCTGCCGAGTAGCGCAGTGGAACTTGATATCAGGCATCTCCAAGTCATGATCAAGACCAATGATAGCCGTCGGTGAGAAACTCAGGGACAAGAAGTGAGTGAAGGGGAACCAGTACCAGTATTGAGTAAATACAGCCATTCCAACAAttccagccatgttgagatTGCCAGTTTGTGTTTGGAGGCCAATGGTGCAATTGCGACCACCAGCATCGATGATTCCGAGAGCAAGAGCTGCACCAAACTTGGTCATGGCATCTTCGTGGCGGTCACCAACAACCTTCTTGAGTGTTTTGCGAATAGCCGGGACCTTGGGGTTCATAATGTCGTTCTGCTGAACCATGATCATCGAAAGGGCGATGAGGGCTCCCTGGCGGACGAAGTCCGTAGGGTCCTTCATCATAGGCTCGAGCAGATCGATGGCCTCGTCGAGGCCAGTTCCGGCGCACGAAATTCCCAGTGCCATGGCAGATCCGTAGCGAACATGAGGGTTATATGACTCAGAAAGAAGCTCTACCATCCGAGGCACGCTGCCAGGCTTCCGGAAGAGAATGAAACCCAAGCTCATGACGGCAATTCGACGAACGTCGTCGTTCACATCACTGACGGCAGTGTGAAGCAGTTTTCTGATTGCCTTGTTGCTTCCAGTTCCACAGTAGGCTAAAGCAACGGTCATGATACCGCCATATCGTAGGGTGGGATCTGGATCATTCAGAAGTCCTTCAATCAAAACATCCGCTCCTTCCTGTCGACCAAACATAATCAGTGCCATGCCCAGAGCAACACCACGGACGATCTTTTCATGTGTTGTCTCATGGGCGTAAGTGATCATGTCCTCTAGGGCTTTCACGTTGCCAGTTCCCAACATGATAAGACCCATTGCGAGACCGACGGCCTCACCATTGAGGGCCGAATCCTGGAACAGAATTTCTTTGAGCTTTTCGAAAATCTCTGTATTGCCGGTAGCCATGCCAGCAATACCCAAACCGAGAGCGCCGCCATGTTGCACGACTTCCTCCTCAGCTTGGCTGAACTGCGTTTTAAGATAGTCCAGAGCATCAGCGCCATGGTTGGCGTGAATAAGACCGTAGGCATACAGGGCGCCACCTTGGCTAAAGATCGAACCACTGCTAAGACCTCCTTGCCGAGGCAAATAAGGCTCGAGGAGCTTTCGAGACTGCGACAGATTGCCTCGGTGGATGACTCCCAGCGCGGCTGTGGCGGTGAAttttgaccagttgacggccTTGCCTAGCCATTCCAAGTTGTCTCGGAAGAACTTGTCGTTGGTTGTACCCTGATTCATGAACGCATTGCAAAATGTCACGGCAGTATGGAAAATGGAGTTGCGGCCCTCCAAGCTATCGCGCACCTTGTTTAGGATGCTCAGGTCGGTGTGGTTATTGCGGTAGAGGAACTCAAGGTTGAGTCGAATCGTTTTTGAACCATCAAGGATCAAACGGATGTTCCGGTAAACCTTAGCTTCGCCTTCAGCGAGTTCCTCCTCAGGTTCGTTTTCTTGATTATCCAGAAGTGCGTCGCTTTCTGTGGAATCATCAGACGTCTCCTTACTCTCCTTTGCTGGCTTTGCTTTAGGCAAAGATGCGAGGACCTTGCCTAAAAATTCTTGCGTTCCGTTGTCGTACAAGTCAAATGCTATTTGATAGGCATTAGCAATTGAGGTAGGGTCGCCATTGGCGACCAAAGTACGAAGCATGCGAGAGGCTTCCTCGTCTGAGTTCAGGTAGACAACACATCTAGCGATGGCAAAATAATCCGGGTTAGGAATGTCGTTCAGAAGATCGAGAATTAGCCGCAATATCTCGGTACGAAAACTCCGCTCCTGCACAATGTCCATGCAAATACCAAGGGTATATTCCATGAGCTCCTCAGCGGGACCCTGGGGGCCATCCTGcgacttggacttgacattcttTTCGTCTTCACTGGCTTGCTTGATGACACGCCGCAAAACATCGAGATTCCTGGCTTCGACGGCAATACCAACCACTTGCCTATACCGGCCCTGCTTCAAGCAGCTCGCAAATAGGCGCTCAATCACACGCTGTAGCGAATCCTCAGTGTCTTTACTAGGGAGCTCAGCAATTGAGCCGGATCGACCCTGCTTGACAACAGGCTGAAACGTGGCATCGAGTATAGTATTATCGAGCGACGCACGCGAAAGTAGAGACTTTGGAGGCAGCGTCGTGTGAGAAAACGGAGTCGTTGGGGACATGACGGCGCTTTCTGAAGCATTGGAAAAGGTTGTCGTAAGCTCCGGTAGATCAATATTCTTCGCAGCGCGTGGCTTGGAGTTTTTGGCAGCGGTTGTGGCAATATACTGATCAACACACTTGGAGATGATAGTTTCCTCAAACTCGCCAGGTGAGTCCAGTTTGAAGAGGTCTCCAGCAGCCAGAGCGAAAACCATGCTATCGTTGTATGCTTGAAGGTGATAGTACACTTTGGCGAGAACAAGCGCAGCGAGTTGACGTTCGGGGAAAGTTTCATCTTCATACAGCGCTTCGCTAAAGAGAAGAATGTTAGATTCCGGGGGCCATCAATGGAGGCAGCTTGGCGGTGCGAAGAAACAGGCGACAACTTACATTTGATTCAGGGCGCCAGCCACCTCCGTCCAGACAGTATCAATATCATCGTTCAAAGTCTGCAAAGCAAAAACCTTGAGCTCGGGCTCTTCGtcggccaagaaggccaacACCCCGGTGGCCGACACAAGTCCAGGCATGCCGATTGTtgtgatggcgatggatcACGGAAGCTTCTGGGTGACGCGGGAGTGAAGTAAAGGGGGGTACTGTGCAGTAACGAAACAGAAAATTAAAGATATCGGCAACAAAAGTATCGCCAGGGAAGGAGCTGGGAGGatggcagatgcagatgaggGTGGGAGGGAGGTCGGGAAATTGGCACAACCAGTCAACCCGAAGCAGTTGACTTGAGCAAGACAGCAAGACACGAAACGATTCCACGTCAGGCACAGCTCTGCCTTGAGGGCGCACGGACCACCCTCAAAGCTCTGGAAACCTCCGACGTATGTGATGGCATGGAGGTTGCGCTAACGTGACTTTTCACGTGATCGTGCTGTTACTGAACCTGTCACGCCAATGGGGTCCCTTCGTTTGCGCGCAGCTTTGAGCAGATTATTTTAGATTAATGAGGCAGCAGACGTCAATAGAATAGTAGTAACACGCTGCATGATGTGTAACATGGAGGCTTTATACCGCTGCAGTGAGAATAAGAAGGGCAGCTTAGACTACAGTTGTCTTATGTCCAGCATAAAGATTGCCTAGCAGATTGCGCATGCATGGCACGGCGGCCCGTCGCTTTGGTGTAGCCAAACAATATGCTTGCGTCGCGGGAACGGCCGGTCTTGTTCGACTGCATCCATCAATGTGCATGTGAGAGCGGGATACGTTCATTTTTCATGGGACTGcgattgatgttggtgtAAGGAGTCACTCGAGGACTGACAGGGCAAGCTCTGTGGAGGGAGGGAGTTGAGACTGGCCGTGATCTCGTCCCGTTTTGTTAATCTCGGATGACAGTGGGAAAAAGGATTGATGCCTTATTCCAAGGTCAGGGGACATTGACAGACTAGAAGCGAAGGACTCATaattcaaccagaccagccatTAGGCCCATGGACTTGGCCAGGGATGTGGAGCAGATGAGTCGAAGCGAAGAGCTTAGGTACCGACCTATCTAGGGAGGTCGGTGTcaaagcagtctggtctggtgctgtaCTGTATTCTCACGTCCTTCAAGAtgtgatgttggctgttggctgttggttgctggttgttgttggttgtatCTGATGCCGCCTTTGTACGAAAATTGCACTAATTTGGCAAATAGTGGGTCTAACGCAAAATAccgtctgtctggtctgtttctGTTGGTGCTCTTGGTGCTctgccacttgagcacttgagtaCCAGCCAAACTCGTGCTCGTGCTCGAAAAGCACGGCTCAAAAAAAGTGTCAGGTCCATTTGGCGCATTCACACGTTTGCCTGACTCCTCCCATGTGTCCTCAAACCATTCATCCCTGACAGACATCCCGCGAGCGACGGCCCACGGCAACGCCATTTTGAAATAGAAGACGCCATGCTGTGGTTAGCGACCATTTAGACATCTCTGTTTTCCATCATCCGCATCAGACACCgcgacaacatcaacgtcCTCCGTCCCTCCCTGACCACTGACCAGCTGCGTCGAGCTTCACAAAGTCCCATCTGCTCCCCGCGTCCCGTCCTGTCCCGGCCGCGTCTTTTGCACATTGGGACATTGGGGCATTGGGACATTGGCTCAACTCTTTGCTTGTCCCGCGACAGCGTGACAATGTTCACTTGCGCTTGCGACTCGCCGACTACGAT from the Pochonia chlamydosporia 170 chromosome 6, whole genome shotgun sequence genome contains:
- a CDS encoding 26S proteasome regulatory subunit Rpn2 (similar to Neosartorya fischeri NRRL 181 XP_001267174.1), which codes for MPGLVSATGVLAFLADEEPELKVFALQTLNDDIDTVWTEVAGALNQIEALYEDETFPERQLAALVLAKVYYHLQAYNDSMVFALAAGDLFKLDSPGEFEETIISKCVDQYIATTAAKNSKPRAAKNIDLPELTTTFSNASESAVMSPTTPFSHTTLPPKSLLSRASLDNTILDATFQPVVKQGRSGSIAELPSKDTEDSLQRVIERLFASCLKQGRYRQVVGIAVEARNLDVLRRVIKQASEDEKNVKSKSQDGPQGPAEELMEYTLGICMDIVQERSFRTEILRLILDLLNDIPNPDYFAIARCVVYLNSDEEASRMLRTLVANGDPTSIANAYQIAFDLYDNGTQEFLGKVLASLPKAKPAKESKETSDDSTESDALLDNQENEPEEELAEGEAKVYRNIRLILDGSKTIRLNLEFLYRNNHTDLSILNKVRDSLEGRNSIFHTAVTFCNAFMNQGTTNDKFFRDNLEWLGKAVNWSKFTATAALGVIHRGNLSQSRKLLEPYLPRQGGLSSGSIFSQGGALYAYGLIHANHGADALDYLKTQFSQAEEEVVQHGGALGLGIAGMATGNTEIFEKLKEILFQDSALNGEAVGLAMGLIMLGTGNVKALEDMITYAHETTHEKIVRGVALGMALIMFGRQEGADVLIEGLLNDPDPTLRYGGIMTVALAYCGTGSNKAIRKLLHTAVSDVNDDVRRIAVMSLGFILFRKPGSVPRMVELLSESYNPHVRYGSAMALGISCAGTGLDEAIDLLEPMMKDPTDFVRQGALIALSMIMVQQNDIMNPKVPAIRKTLKKVVGDRHEDAMTKFGAALALGIIDAGGRNCTIGLQTQTGNLNMAGIVGMAVFTQYWYWFPFTHFLSLSFSPTAIIGLDHDLEMPDIKFHCATRQSLFDYPPEQEVKVEEGPALIATAILSTTAQAKRRAQKKERAQRRESMDIDPAPAKGDDKMDVDEEKKKDDSKDKKDTEDKDAVSSDSKKKPEKEKVGYDIENMSRVLPGQLKYVSFTGGRYKPVKKPTGGPLLLDDTQPNEPKSLIEEKLKKVTTERAPVAGQARSGARSGAQTRSLLDGAVDPARGASNSQALSQLLRGQGSFLGDPQTPGGNHGIGAGAAAAAGVLTAVDEDGEGDEEAPTPGEFEYFTDGEDSDD